Proteins encoded by one window of Marixanthomonas sp. SCSIO 43207:
- a CDS encoding peptidylprolyl isomerase, with protein sequence MKYLGYVLILAILVLASCEDKKNTSEEKVKNTSENTTTLTNAKKQNKDSIEANEEKKKKKKDEIGAGYPKITQENVVDFYTNYGKDNPENKVKISTRLGDIYIDLYDDTPLHRANFIYLIKQGYFNETFFHRIVPNFIIQGGNSDLPSTNKKRFKLGDEFLLPAEINGRNHFYGSVSGAKEYRENPDKKTAPYEFFIFLGPETSTGHLNGNYTVFGRVSKGMDVVEKIAALPSDQGDWPLQNVYINAEVL encoded by the coding sequence ATGAAATACCTAGGTTACGTTTTAATATTGGCTATTCTCGTTTTAGCAAGTTGTGAAGATAAGAAAAACACTTCCGAAGAAAAAGTAAAAAATACTTCTGAAAATACAACTACACTAACCAATGCAAAAAAACAGAATAAAGATTCTATAGAGGCCAATGAAGAAAAAAAGAAGAAGAAAAAAGATGAAATTGGCGCCGGATATCCAAAAATCACGCAGGAAAATGTTGTAGATTTTTATACAAACTACGGAAAAGACAACCCAGAAAACAAAGTAAAAATTTCTACTAGACTTGGTGATATTTATATTGATTTATATGATGATACACCATTGCACCGAGCCAATTTTATCTATTTGATAAAGCAAGGATATTTTAATGAAACCTTCTTTCACCGCATTGTGCCTAACTTTATCATACAAGGCGGAAACAGTGATTTGCCTTCAACCAATAAAAAAAGATTTAAGTTGGGGGATGAATTTTTATTACCTGCCGAAATTAATGGAAGAAACCACTTTTACGGTTCTGTAAGTGGTGCAAAAGAATATCGTGAAAATCCTGATAAAAAAACAGCTCCTTATGAGTTTTTTATTTTTTTAGGCCCTGAAACTTCTACGGGCCACCTTAATGGTAATTATACAGTTTTTGGTCGTGTGTCAAAAGGAATGGATGTAGTTGAAAAAATTGCTGCGTTACCCTCAGATCAAGGAGATTGGCCTTTACAAAATGTTTATATTAATGCAGAAGTATTATAA
- a CDS encoding CoA pyrophosphatase encodes MDFSEFEKRIVKVKKMELPGEAIQLKMAPVERLKELKEQAKLKKSARQAGVMALFYPSKNFETHLILILRKTYKGVHSNQVGFPGGKVEPEDASLKDTALRETEEEVGVSSKVISVLKKLTEIYIPPSNFFVHPFIGITPQTPKFVAQDDEVEALIEVPLPLFMDDRIVTTKKITTSYATNIDVPAFILNDHVVWGATAMMLSEVRELLKQVL; translated from the coding sequence ATGGATTTTTCAGAATTTGAAAAAAGGATTGTAAAGGTAAAAAAAATGGAGCTTCCTGGCGAAGCAATTCAGCTTAAAATGGCACCAGTTGAACGCTTGAAAGAATTGAAAGAACAAGCAAAACTTAAAAAAAGTGCTCGTCAAGCCGGGGTGATGGCTTTGTTTTATCCTTCAAAAAATTTTGAAACACATCTTATATTAATTCTACGTAAAACCTATAAAGGCGTTCATTCTAACCAAGTTGGTTTTCCAGGAGGAAAAGTAGAACCAGAAGATGCTTCGCTTAAAGATACTGCTCTTCGAGAGACCGAGGAAGAGGTAGGAGTGTCGAGTAAGGTGATTTCAGTACTAAAAAAGCTAACAGAAATTTATATTCCGCCTAGTAACTTTTTTGTTCACCCCTTTATAGGAATTACACCACAAACACCTAAGTTTGTCGCTCAAGATGACGAGGTTGAAGCATTGATTGAAGTACCGCTACCATTATTTATGGATGATCGTATTGTCACCACAAAAAAGATTACAACATCATATGCTACCAATATTGATGTTCCTGCTTTTATTTTGAATGATCACGTAGTTTGGGGTGCTACTGCAATGATGCTGAGTGAGGTACGCGAACTGCTAAAACAAGTGTTATAA
- a CDS encoding 1-acyl-sn-glycerol-3-phosphate acyltransferase, protein MGLFKKNPFGHILFLKKWLIRLMGAATHRRFKGFNTLQIDGSEIIKELPDTNVLFVSNHQTYFADVVAMFHVFNASLSGRVDTIKNIGYLWNPKLNIYFVAAKETMQSGLLPKILAYAGSVSIERTWRAKGEEVNRQVKMSDVSNITKALNDGWVITFPQGTTKPWKPIRRGTAHIIKQNKPLVVPIVIDGFRRSFDKKGIRIKKRGILQSMEIKKPLDIDYENDTVQQIVEKLEYAIEQHPSFLKVIPTEEIKKEEELNKERQWRY, encoded by the coding sequence ATGGGGCTTTTTAAAAAAAATCCTTTCGGACATATTTTATTCTTAAAAAAGTGGCTCATTCGTTTAATGGGAGCTGCTACGCATAGACGATTTAAAGGTTTTAACACCTTGCAAATTGACGGTAGTGAGATCATAAAGGAATTACCAGATACAAATGTCCTTTTTGTTTCAAACCACCAAACATACTTTGCAGATGTAGTTGCTATGTTTCACGTTTTTAATGCAAGTTTAAGCGGTCGTGTAGATACTATTAAAAATATTGGTTATCTGTGGAACCCAAAATTGAATATTTACTTTGTAGCTGCGAAAGAAACAATGCAATCTGGATTGCTACCAAAAATTCTTGCCTATGCAGGTTCTGTAAGTATTGAACGTACTTGGAGAGCTAAAGGAGAAGAAGTAAATAGACAAGTAAAAATGAGTGATGTAAGTAACATTACAAAAGCGTTGAATGACGGTTGGGTAATTACATTTCCGCAAGGAACAACAAAACCATGGAAACCTATACGTCGCGGTACAGCTCATATTATAAAGCAGAATAAACCTCTTGTAGTCCCCATTGTAATTGATGGTTTTAGACGTTCTTTTGATAAAAAAGGGATTCGAATAAAAAAAAGAGGTATCCTACAATCCATGGAAATAAAGAAGCCGCTTGATATTGACTACGAGAATGATACCGTTCAACAAATTGTTGAAAAGCTAGAGTATGCCATTGAGCAGCATCCATCATTTTTAAAAGTAATTCCTACAGAAGAGATTAAAAAAGAAGAAGAGTTGAATAAAGAACGACAGTGGCGCTATTAA
- a CDS encoding DUF6048 family protein — protein MKTKHILLFYISIFCASFTILAQENTNSNDSTAVDTISAINNKYGLRVGADLSKLARSAFEKGYSGFEVVGDFRISDKFYVAAEIGNEKKERFEENLNSITSGSYAKIGFDYNAYNNWLGMENAIFGGLRYGFSTFKQELLAYQIYTTTPTFPTTFKNEPVEYKGLTGHWVELIVGVKTEVLNNLYLSFNLQLKRKISEDKPDNFGNLYIPGFNRTYDYSEFGVGYGYTISYLIPIFKK, from the coding sequence ATGAAAACGAAACACATATTACTATTTTACATTAGTATTTTTTGTGCGTCGTTTACAATTTTGGCGCAAGAAAATACAAACTCTAATGATTCAACTGCTGTTGATACCATTTCTGCAATAAATAATAAATATGGATTGCGTGTGGGTGCAGATTTATCAAAATTAGCACGTTCAGCTTTTGAAAAAGGATATTCAGGGTTTGAAGTTGTAGGAGATTTTCGTATTTCAGATAAGTTTTATGTAGCTGCTGAAATAGGTAATGAAAAAAAAGAACGCTTTGAAGAAAATTTAAACTCTATTACAAGTGGTAGCTATGCAAAAATAGGTTTTGATTACAACGCATACAACAACTGGCTAGGAATGGAAAATGCCATTTTTGGTGGCCTTAGATATGGTTTTTCTACTTTTAAACAAGAGTTGTTGGCTTATCAAATCTACACTACAACACCTACTTTTCCTACTACTTTTAAAAATGAACCTGTTGAGTATAAAGGACTAACCGGTCATTGGGTTGAGTTAATTGTAGGCGTTAAAACCGAAGTGTTAAACAATTTATATCTATCTTTTAATCTTCAGTTAAAACGAAAAATAAGTGAGGATAAACCTGATAATTTTGGAAATTTATACATTCCGGGATTCAACAGAACGTATGATTATAGTGAGTTTGGCGTAGGTTATGGATATACAATCTCTTACTTAATACCTATATTTAAAAAATAA
- a CDS encoding DUF6452 family protein yields MIKKICFAFIILIAVNGCTRDDICPEDTPTTPRLIIVFKNAAISSESKEVPGLTIQTAEVNSEIVIDNQTTDSIAIPLNPGADITNYRFTRNSDTDSANSDFVDFSYNREDIYVNRACSFKSIFTNLNANLQDEGTANWIFNIEITALNNSVENENETHITILH; encoded by the coding sequence ATGATAAAAAAAATTTGTTTTGCTTTCATCATTTTAATAGCTGTAAATGGTTGCACACGTGATGATATTTGCCCTGAAGACACTCCTACTACCCCAAGGCTTATCATCGTGTTTAAAAACGCAGCTATCTCTTCAGAATCTAAAGAAGTTCCCGGTTTAACCATACAAACTGCTGAAGTAAATAGTGAAATTGTAATTGATAACCAAACTACAGATAGTATTGCAATCCCTTTAAATCCTGGAGCCGATATTACAAACTATCGTTTTACCAGAAATAGCGATACTGATAGTGCAAATTCAGATTTTGTAGATTTTTCATATAATCGTGAAGATATTTACGTAAACCGAGCTTGTTCTTTTAAAAGTATTTTTACAAATCTAAATGCTAACTTACAAGATGAGGGTACCGCCAATTGGATTTTTAATATAGAAATAACCGCTTTAAATAACTCTGTTGAAAATGAAAACGAAACACATATTACTATTTTACATTAG
- the rlmD gene encoding 23S rRNA (uracil(1939)-C(5))-methyltransferase RlmD, translated as MARRNKRKIFEDIEVIDAGAKGKAVAKAPDGRVIFIKNAIPGDVATIETYKKRKSYYEGNAVSFSSYSNRRTEPVCQHFDTCGGCKWQNMKYEDQLFFKQKEVVNNLERLGKIDLPEVTPILGSEAIYFYRNKMEFSFSDSKWLTQEQIDSGKIIDNRNALGFHKPGMWDKIIDIEKCHLQRDPSNAIRNFVKEKAQELNLSFFNPRNQEGFLRTLMLRTATTGDIMVLIQFYFDDQINREKLLDAIISEFPEITSLQYVVNSKGNDTIYDQEVVCYHGSDHITEIMEGLQFKINAKSFYQTNSEQAYELYKITRNFANLKGDELVYDLYTGTGTIAQFVAKKAGKVIGVEAVPDAIEAAKENAQLNQIENVEFYVGDMKKVFNESFINKHGKPEVVITDPPRDGMHQDVVKQLLKLSPNKIVYVSCNSATQARDLALLDERYKVTKVQPVDMFPQTHHVENVVLLEKR; from the coding sequence ATGGCAAGACGTAATAAACGCAAAATTTTTGAAGACATTGAAGTTATTGATGCCGGGGCCAAAGGAAAAGCAGTTGCAAAAGCTCCTGATGGCCGCGTTATTTTTATAAAAAATGCTATTCCCGGTGATGTAGCAACCATTGAAACCTATAAAAAACGTAAGTCTTATTATGAAGGCAATGCGGTTTCTTTTTCTTCTTATTCTAATAGAAGAACAGAACCGGTTTGTCAACATTTTGACACGTGTGGCGGTTGTAAGTGGCAAAATATGAAGTATGAAGATCAATTATTCTTTAAACAAAAAGAAGTAGTTAATAACCTTGAACGTCTTGGTAAAATAGACCTTCCAGAGGTTACACCTATCTTAGGTTCTGAAGCAATTTACTTTTACCGAAACAAAATGGAATTTTCATTTAGTGATAGTAAGTGGCTTACGCAAGAACAAATAGATAGCGGCAAAATTATAGATAATAGAAACGCTCTAGGTTTTCACAAACCGGGTATGTGGGATAAAATCATTGATATAGAAAAATGTCATTTGCAAAGAGACCCAAGCAATGCCATCCGTAATTTTGTTAAAGAAAAAGCGCAAGAACTTAATTTATCATTTTTTAACCCACGAAATCAAGAGGGGTTTTTACGCACCTTAATGCTGCGCACAGCTACCACTGGAGATATAATGGTTTTAATTCAGTTTTACTTTGATGATCAAATAAATCGTGAAAAGTTACTAGATGCAATAATTTCTGAATTTCCTGAAATCACATCGCTTCAATATGTAGTCAATTCAAAAGGAAATGATACTATTTATGATCAAGAAGTAGTTTGCTATCATGGAAGTGACCACATCACCGAAATTATGGAGGGACTTCAATTTAAAATTAACGCAAAGTCTTTTTATCAAACCAATTCTGAACAAGCATATGAGCTTTACAAGATCACCAGAAATTTTGCAAACCTTAAAGGTGATGAATTGGTGTATGACTTGTATACCGGTACCGGAACCATTGCTCAATTTGTTGCTAAAAAAGCAGGAAAAGTAATTGGTGTAGAAGCTGTTCCAGATGCCATTGAAGCTGCCAAAGAAAACGCACAATTAAACCAAATTGAAAACGTTGAGTTTTACGTAGGTGATATGAAAAAGGTGTTTAATGAATCCTTTATCAACAAACACGGTAAACCGGAAGTTGTAATCACAGATCCGCCTCGAGATGGCATGCATCAAGATGTAGTAAAACAGCTTTTAAAACTTTCACCCAACAAAATTGTATATGTAAGTTGCAATAGTGCCACGCAAGCAAGAGATTTGGCATTACTAGATGAGCGTTATAAAGTTACCAAAGTACAACCCGTAGATATGTTTCCGCAGACACATCACGTAGAAAATGTTGTACTTTTAGAAAAACGATAA
- the rocD gene encoding ornithine--oxo-acid transaminase, whose amino-acid sequence MAVLEKKATQNAIDLENKYGAHNYHPLPVVLSRGEGVYVWDVEGKKYYDFLSAYSAVNQGHCHPKIVGAMTQQAETLTLTSRAFYNDMLGKYEKYASEYFNFDKLLPMNTGAEAVETALKICRKWAYEKKGISENDAEIIVCANNFHGRTTTIISFSNDEVARKNFGPYTQGFLKVEYDNLQALEEAIKSNKNIAGFLVEPIQGEAGVYVPSEGYLSKAKALCEEHNILFIADEVQTGIARTGKLLAVDHENVKPDILILGKALSGGAYPVSAVLADDEVMNVIRPGNHGSTFGGNPVAAAVAMAALDVVKDEKLAENAEKLGKLFRSELSKYIENSSIVKLVRGKGLLNAIVINDTEDSDTAWNMCLKLRDNGLLAKPTHGNIIRFAPPLVMNEEQLLDCVSIIINTIKEFEA is encoded by the coding sequence ATGGCAGTTTTAGAAAAGAAAGCTACACAAAATGCAATTGACTTAGAAAACAAGTATGGAGCTCATAATTACCATCCGCTACCCGTTGTTTTAAGTAGGGGAGAAGGAGTATATGTTTGGGATGTAGAAGGAAAAAAATATTATGATTTTCTTTCGGCTTATAGTGCAGTTAACCAAGGGCATTGTCACCCAAAAATTGTAGGGGCAATGACTCAACAGGCAGAAACGTTGACACTTACCTCTCGTGCATTTTATAACGATATGCTTGGAAAGTATGAAAAGTATGCTTCTGAATATTTCAACTTTGACAAATTGCTACCTATGAATACAGGAGCTGAAGCAGTTGAAACAGCTTTAAAAATTTGTAGAAAATGGGCTTATGAGAAGAAAGGAATTTCTGAAAATGACGCTGAAATTATAGTATGCGCTAATAATTTTCATGGACGAACAACAACCATTATTTCATTTTCTAACGATGAAGTAGCTCGAAAAAACTTTGGTCCTTATACGCAAGGATTTTTAAAAGTAGAATATGATAATCTTCAAGCTTTGGAAGAAGCAATAAAAAGTAATAAAAACATTGCAGGTTTTTTAGTTGAGCCTATACAAGGTGAAGCTGGAGTGTATGTTCCTTCTGAAGGATATTTGAGCAAAGCAAAAGCATTATGTGAAGAGCACAATATTTTATTTATAGCAGATGAAGTACAAACTGGTATAGCAAGAACCGGAAAACTGTTGGCAGTAGATCATGAAAATGTAAAGCCTGATATTTTAATATTAGGAAAAGCATTAAGTGGTGGTGCATATCCTGTTTCAGCTGTATTGGCAGATGACGAAGTTATGAATGTGATTCGTCCCGGAAACCACGGTTCTACCTTTGGAGGAAATCCTGTTGCGGCAGCTGTGGCTATGGCGGCTTTAGATGTTGTAAAAGATGAAAAACTAGCAGAGAATGCTGAAAAACTTGGGAAACTCTTTAGAAGTGAATTAAGTAAGTATATTGAAAATAGTTCAATTGTAAAGTTAGTTCGAGGTAAAGGGTTGCTAAACGCAATTGTAATCAACGATACTGAAGACAGTGATACAGCTTGGAATATGTGTTTAAAATTACGTGATAATGGTCTTTTAGCAAAACCAACTCACGGTAATATTATAAGATTTGCTCCTCCTCTTGTTATGAATGAAGAGCAATTACTAGATTGTGTTTCAATAATTATTAATACTATAAAAGAATTTGAAGCATAA
- a CDS encoding CCC motif membrane protein, which produces MEKQTLPNSTLILVFGILSIITCCCYGVLGLIFGIIAIVMAKKATTLYTTSPELYSGYQNVKIGKILAIIGIILSAIYLLVNIYFYATIGMEGIQEMQEEMLREYGM; this is translated from the coding sequence ATGGAAAAACAAACATTACCTAATTCAACCCTTATACTTGTTTTCGGGATTTTATCAATCATAACTTGTTGTTGTTATGGAGTTCTAGGACTTATATTTGGTATTATTGCTATTGTAATGGCAAAAAAAGCAACTACACTTTATACCACAAGCCCTGAACTTTATTCAGGATATCAAAATGTGAAAATTGGTAAAATTTTGGCTATCATAGGTATTATTTTAAGCGCTATCTATCTACTTGTGAATATTTATTTCTACGCTACAATTGGTATGGAAGGTATTCAAGAAATGCAAGAAGAAATGCTACGCGAGTACGGAATGTAA
- a CDS encoding DUF2752 domain-containing protein: protein MTVDGIEDYMLQCTSKQLFGVECLGCGTQRATVLFFKGEFAAAFHMYPAIYTIIFLLLFLVFNLFVKFKHDFKIKVGLLLLNVAVIVISYFIKMSPYL, encoded by the coding sequence ATGACAGTTGACGGAATCGAAGACTATATGCTGCAATGTACGAGTAAGCAGCTCTTCGGTGTAGAATGTTTAGGCTGTGGCACCCAACGTGCCACAGTTTTATTTTTTAAAGGAGAGTTTGCAGCAGCATTTCATATGTATCCTGCTATTTATACTATAATTTTTCTACTCCTTTTTTTAGTTTTTAACTTGTTTGTAAAGTTTAAACACGACTTTAAAATAAAAGTTGGATTACTACTCTTAAATGTTGCTGTAATTGTTATTAGCTATTTTATAAAAATGAGCCCCTACCTTTAA
- a CDS encoding T9SS type A sorting domain-containing protein, translating to MKHLLLSLLVLSSITVTAQADLFVRPNPSNNSDSYVYVNDVVLYVEDNVNLERNTNNPDTEASIYLRNNGQLLQGNDAAYNSGTGMLSVYQQIDSTSAFHYNYWGMPVGIAPNSNAENTSSGVAVVYDCDGCGDRDTAATQSNRTTGRNGYEGNPMTISTRWIYALLPSPYREDEAVWRRMNSNQAPGEGLGFIMKGISPNPITGNTGDLTDLKTDVIYDLRGRPKTGTIQINMGPGDEIVLSGNPYPSVLDLRELYYDNNTLGSAGIASFQFWDEPKGDEFSHFYSDKSGGYGVYTPASNTYAPATFANYSASGVGSNTPFGGASYINQQFTPIGQGFIIVTDGTAGTIEFNNSQRVFRSKSATEVFHRPIQNDSGNIENENLESKYATDSNGAVITENDDRAPHLRINVVMEAKYGRQLVLGFDDNTSLGFDLGWDGKSPMDAKNGEAYFLIGDDNDRQPYVINFLNYSSDNEIPIGFKLTKQTKLSINTVEAVKMQGRKAYIFDSEQKTFQEFTNGRSATFNLPAGTYDNRFFVVFQDEKESLNTIKEIQGRTAETVEFYQNNRLGVLEVSNPEGYDIKQALVFDMTGKLVFEKANIGTEKSFSFPTSNLSDGVYLVKLQTVDNVDISYKTSVYNKN from the coding sequence ATGAAACACCTACTACTATCTCTACTTGTATTAAGTAGTATTACTGTTACAGCACAAGCTGATTTATTTGTAAGACCAAACCCAAGTAACAACTCAGACTCATATGTGTATGTTAATGATGTTGTGTTGTATGTAGAAGACAATGTTAATCTTGAGCGAAACACCAATAATCCTGATACTGAAGCTAGTATTTACTTAAGAAATAATGGACAGCTATTACAAGGTAATGATGCTGCATACAATAGTGGAACTGGTATGTTGTCTGTTTATCAACAAATAGATTCAACTTCTGCTTTTCATTATAATTATTGGGGAATGCCTGTAGGAATAGCACCCAATTCAAATGCTGAAAACACTTCAAGTGGTGTAGCAGTAGTTTATGATTGCGATGGTTGTGGAGATAGAGACACTGCCGCAACCCAATCAAACAGAACCACAGGTAGAAATGGGTATGAAGGTAATCCAATGACTATTTCTACTCGATGGATTTATGCTTTATTGCCAAGTCCTTATCGAGAAGATGAAGCTGTATGGAGAAGAATGAATAGCAACCAAGCTCCTGGAGAAGGACTTGGTTTTATAATGAAGGGAATTAGCCCAAATCCAATTACCGGAAATACTGGAGACCTCACTGACTTAAAAACCGATGTTATATATGACTTGAGAGGAAGACCTAAAACAGGAACAATACAAATTAATATGGGACCGGGGGATGAAATAGTTTTATCAGGAAACCCATACCCTTCTGTACTGGACCTAAGAGAACTATATTATGATAATAATACGCTCGGTTCTGCTGGAATTGCATCTTTCCAATTTTGGGATGAACCAAAAGGTGATGAATTTAGTCACTTTTATAGTGATAAATCTGGAGGGTATGGGGTTTATACACCAGCTTCAAATACGTATGCTCCAGCAACTTTTGCTAATTATAGTGCTAGTGGCGTTGGTAGTAATACTCCTTTCGGTGGAGCTAGTTATATTAATCAACAATTTACCCCAATTGGTCAAGGGTTTATTATTGTGACTGATGGTACAGCTGGTACTATCGAGTTTAATAATAGTCAGCGAGTATTTCGCTCAAAATCTGCAACAGAAGTTTTTCATAGACCTATACAGAATGATAGTGGGAATATTGAAAATGAAAATTTAGAATCTAAATATGCTACAGACTCAAATGGTGCTGTTATTACTGAAAATGATGATCGTGCCCCCCATTTACGTATTAATGTAGTTATGGAGGCAAAATATGGCCGTCAATTGGTTTTAGGCTTTGATGATAATACTTCTCTTGGTTTTGATTTAGGCTGGGATGGAAAAAGTCCTATGGACGCTAAAAATGGAGAGGCTTATTTTTTAATTGGAGATGATAACGATAGGCAACCATATGTTATAAATTTTTTAAATTATAGCTCTGATAATGAAATCCCTATTGGGTTTAAACTGACAAAACAAACTAAACTATCCATTAATACTGTTGAAGCAGTAAAAATGCAAGGTAGAAAAGCTTATATTTTTGATAGTGAACAAAAAACTTTCCAAGAGTTTACTAATGGTCGTTCTGCGACATTCAACTTACCAGCAGGAACGTATGATAATAGATTTTTTGTAGTATTTCAAGATGAAAAAGAATCTCTTAATACTATTAAAGAAATTCAAGGAAGAACAGCTGAAACGGTTGAGTTCTATCAAAATAACAGACTTGGAGTACTTGAGGTAAGCAATCCTGAAGGGTATGACATAAAACAAGCACTTGTATTTGATATGACCGGAAAGTTAGTTTTTGAAAAAGCAAATATAGGAACTGAAAAAAGTTTCTCTTTCCCAACATCAAATCTAAGTGATGGAGTCTACTTAGTGAAGCTACAAACAGTTGATAATGTAGATATATCCTATAAAACATCAGTTTACAATAAAAATTAA
- a CDS encoding Smr/MutS family protein codes for MKKGDSVSVIDDAISGIVTGVDGDLITVLTEDDFEMQFGKNELVVITGAISEKNMMQEDISTILSEKQIKKPKKSNRIKPKDRKRPPMVVDLHIHQLTKYPKKMSNHDMLLLQTDTAKRKLDFAIDKKIQKVVFIHGVGEGVLKAELEYLFRRYDNVKYYEADYREYGRGATEVYIYQNKTP; via the coding sequence ATGAAAAAAGGTGATTCGGTTTCGGTTATTGATGATGCTATTTCGGGCATAGTTACTGGGGTTGATGGAGATTTGATAACGGTTTTAACTGAGGATGATTTTGAAATGCAATTCGGTAAAAATGAATTGGTTGTTATTACAGGTGCTATTTCAGAAAAAAATATGATGCAAGAAGATATTTCAACAATTCTTTCAGAAAAACAAATTAAAAAGCCTAAAAAGTCAAACAGAATTAAACCAAAAGATAGAAAACGACCGCCTATGGTTGTTGATCTTCACATTCATCAACTTACTAAATACCCAAAAAAAATGAGCAATCACGATATGTTGCTCTTACAAACAGATACCGCAAAGCGTAAACTTGATTTTGCGATTGATAAAAAAATTCAAAAAGTTGTTTTTATTCACGGGGTAGGGGAAGGTGTGCTAAAGGCAGAACTAGAATATCTTTTCAGACGATATGATAACGTAAAGTACTACGAAGCAGATTATAGAGAATACGGCCGTGGTGCTACCGAAGTCTATATTTACCAAAATAAAACACCTTAA
- a CDS encoding cysteine desulfurase family protein, which produces MKKVYFDSAATTELRSEVVRCITEVLKTEYGNPSSTHSYGRSAKSLLENARKEIAGYLNVSAAEIIFTSGGTEADNLILNSCVRDLGVERIISSKIEHHAVLYTLNELKNEYGTQIEYVKLDECGHVDFEHLESLLENSDQKTLVSLMHVNNEIGNILDIERTANLCKKNNTLFHSDTVQSVGHYELDFSEIPIDFAAVAAHKFHGPKGAGFAFIRKNTGLKPLIFGGEQERGMRAGTESVYAIAGMAEALKISYQNLEKERKYIVELKNYFKEKLTKEIPGVKFNGACDDDDKSTYTLLNVCLPISEEKAMMLLFQMDLNGIACSKGSACQSGSGKGSHVLTEILSEDDMKKPSIRFSFSSFNKKDEVDYVIDVLKEFIDK; this is translated from the coding sequence ATGAAAAAAGTATATTTTGACAGCGCAGCCACAACCGAATTGAGAAGCGAGGTAGTGCGATGTATTACCGAAGTGTTAAAAACTGAATATGGAAACCCTTCCTCAACACATTCTTATGGCCGTTCTGCCAAGTCATTGCTTGAAAATGCTCGAAAAGAAATTGCAGGATATTTAAATGTTTCAGCAGCTGAAATCATCTTTACTTCAGGAGGGACAGAGGCTGATAATTTAATTTTGAACAGTTGTGTGCGTGATTTGGGTGTGGAGCGTATTATATCAAGTAAAATTGAGCACCACGCCGTTCTTTATACATTAAATGAATTAAAAAACGAATATGGTACTCAAATAGAATATGTAAAACTAGATGAATGTGGCCATGTAGATTTTGAGCACCTAGAGTCGCTTTTAGAAAATAGTGACCAAAAGACACTTGTAAGTTTAATGCACGTAAATAATGAGATTGGTAATATTTTAGATATTGAGCGTACGGCCAATCTTTGCAAAAAAAATAACACTTTATTTCATAGTGATACAGTACAGTCTGTAGGGCATTATGAATTAGATTTTTCTGAAATCCCTATTGATTTTGCTGCAGTAGCGGCCCATAAATTTCACGGTCCCAAAGGAGCAGGGTTTGCTTTTATTCGTAAAAACACAGGCTTAAAACCGTTGATTTTTGGTGGTGAACAAGAACGAGGAATGCGAGCAGGAACCGAGTCTGTTTACGCCATTGCAGGAATGGCAGAAGCTTTGAAAATTTCATATCAAAACCTTGAAAAAGAACGTAAGTACATAGTTGAACTTAAAAACTATTTTAAAGAAAAACTTACCAAAGAAATCCCGGGAGTAAAATTTAATGGTGCTTGTGATGACGATGATAAAAGTACGTACACACTATTAAATGTTTGTTTACCTATTTCAGAAGAAAAAGCGATGATGTTGTTATTTCAAATGGATTTAAACGGAATCGCTTGTTCAAAAGGAAGTGCTTGCCAAAGTGGAAGTGGCAAAGGTTCACACGTTTTGACAGAAATCCTTTCTGAAGATGATATGAAAAAGCCGTCTATTCGGTTTTCATTCTCGAGTTTTAATAAAAAAGACGAGGTTGATTATGTAATAGACGTGCTTAAAGAATTTATCGATAAATAA